Proteins encoded by one window of Martelella endophytica:
- a CDS encoding MBL fold metallo-hydrolase, whose product MTSGRTMPRRKNRYYDGPKSDHFDGARFFNPEGMSLPGFREMLKWQMESNRAKWPKSVACPFAPARPAPEVSGNELRVTMIGHASLLIQVAGANILTDPIFDERASPFRSVGPKRVCPPGVLIEDLPKIDTILVTHNHYDHLSLDTLEMLHEAHRPRFITPLGNDTIIRSRLSDADITVLDWGGQAMTAGGVGVIAEPCHHWSARGIADRRMALWAAFVLETPAGRIYHIGDTGFHEGRNYRAAAEKYGSFRLANLPIGAYEPRSFMRGEHQDPVEAVEGFRLCNTAYAVGHHFGTFQLTDEGRDAPVETLKSALADAGIGEDRFRPLEPGEAFDVPAEP is encoded by the coding sequence GCGATCATTTCGACGGAGCGCGATTCTTCAATCCCGAAGGCATGAGCCTGCCCGGGTTTCGCGAGATGCTGAAGTGGCAGATGGAGAGCAACCGCGCCAAATGGCCGAAATCGGTCGCATGTCCCTTCGCACCGGCCCGGCCTGCACCCGAGGTCAGCGGCAACGAACTGCGGGTGACGATGATCGGTCACGCCAGCCTGCTGATCCAGGTTGCAGGCGCCAATATCCTGACCGATCCGATCTTTGACGAGCGGGCGAGCCCGTTCCGTTCGGTCGGGCCGAAACGGGTCTGCCCACCCGGCGTGCTGATCGAGGACCTGCCGAAGATCGATACGATCCTGGTCACCCACAATCACTATGATCACCTGAGCCTCGATACGCTGGAGATGCTGCACGAAGCGCACCGGCCCCGTTTCATCACGCCGCTTGGCAACGATACCATCATCCGCTCCAGGCTCTCGGATGCCGATATTACCGTGCTCGATTGGGGCGGCCAGGCGATGACGGCCGGCGGCGTCGGCGTCATTGCCGAGCCGTGCCACCACTGGTCGGCGCGCGGCATTGCCGACAGGCGCATGGCGCTCTGGGCTGCCTTCGTGCTCGAAACGCCGGCGGGGCGCATCTATCATATCGGCGATACCGGTTTTCACGAGGGGCGGAACTATCGGGCGGCGGCCGAAAAATACGGAAGCTTCCGCCTCGCCAATCTGCCGATCGGTGCCTATGAGCCGCGGTCCTTCATGCGGGGCGAGCATCAGGATCCGGTGGAGGCGGTCGAGGGCTTCCGGCTCTGCAACACCGCCTATGCCGTCGGCCATCACTTCGGCACTTTCCAGCTCACCGATGAAGGTCGCGATGCGCCAGTCGAAACTCTGAAATCCGCGCTCGCCGATGCCGGCATCGGCGAAGACCGTTTTCGTCCGCTGGAACCCGGCGAGGCGTTTGACGTGCCGGCTGAGCCCTGA
- a CDS encoding DNA alkylation repair protein: protein MLSHQSSAAEIMAELAERADPTRIAEMARVGIRTDTAIGLSNRQLQQLARAVGRDHGRAFALWETPVREARVLALLTLEPARLTPEEMFRLAGDFASWEIVDTAADIFVEARLDPALIASFAADEREFVRRTAFAMIAGAAVHCKQEPAATFLAFLPLIEHHAGDERNFVKKAVNWALRNIGMRNKACHEAALGLADKLAASDNRTRRWVGRDAVKYLTDPKRRARLKA from the coding sequence ATGCTGTCGCATCAATCTTCGGCGGCGGAAATCATGGCGGAGCTCGCCGAACGCGCCGACCCGACGCGGATTGCGGAGATGGCCCGCGTCGGCATCCGCACCGATACGGCCATCGGCCTTTCCAATCGGCAGCTCCAGCAACTGGCCCGCGCGGTCGGCCGCGATCACGGGCGGGCGTTCGCACTCTGGGAAACCCCGGTGCGCGAGGCGCGCGTACTGGCGCTGCTGACCCTCGAGCCGGCCCGGCTGACGCCTGAGGAGATGTTTCGCCTTGCCGGAGATTTTGCCTCCTGGGAGATCGTCGATACCGCCGCCGATATCTTCGTCGAGGCGCGGCTGGACCCGGCGCTGATCGCCTCATTTGCCGCAGACGAGCGTGAATTCGTGCGCCGGACCGCCTTTGCGATGATCGCTGGGGCTGCCGTCCACTGCAAGCAGGAGCCGGCGGCGACCTTCCTCGCCTTCCTGCCGCTCATCGAGCATCATGCCGGCGATGAGCGCAATTTCGTGAAGAAGGCTGTGAACTGGGCCCTGCGCAATATCGGCATGCGGAACAAGGCGTGCCATGAAGCAGCGCTCGGCCTTGCCGACAAACTTGCGGCCTCCGACAACCGGACGCGACGCTGGGTCGGCCGGGACGCGGTGAAGTACCTGACCGACCCCAAACGTCGCGCCCGGCTGAAAGCCTAG
- a CDS encoding DMT family transporter, which yields MKVSGIVFAFSAITIFAIQDAITRHLGPLYSPFFISMVRFWAFGAFVVILAARSPVGFRKAIATQHLGLQIWRSLLLVGQIFVSILSFAMVGLAQSQAIFMSAPLVVALLSVPLLGEKVGWRRWIAIIIGLFGVLIIINPFDANFSMLTLIPVGCCITFSLYSLYTRLAGRYDGAEVSLFYTGIVGLVVTSLIGPFFWETVGWADWGWLAALCITGISGHYCLIRALEVTEAVTVQTVTYLQLVYASLFGVLIFHETLTSHMVIGALIVVGAGVFTIWREHALKQRKGASSTEASLVGG from the coding sequence ATGAAGGTCTCCGGTATCGTCTTCGCCTTCTCCGCCATCACGATCTTCGCCATCCAGGATGCCATCACGCGCCATCTCGGACCGCTTTATTCACCCTTCTTCATTTCGATGGTGCGGTTCTGGGCGTTTGGCGCGTTCGTCGTCATCCTCGCCGCGCGTTCGCCGGTCGGCTTCAGGAAGGCGATCGCCACGCAGCATCTCGGCCTGCAGATCTGGCGGAGCCTGCTGCTCGTGGGGCAGATCTTTGTCTCCATCCTGTCGTTTGCCATGGTCGGGCTGGCGCAGAGCCAGGCGATCTTCATGTCGGCGCCGCTGGTGGTCGCCCTGCTTTCCGTGCCACTTCTCGGCGAGAAGGTCGGCTGGCGGCGCTGGATCGCCATCATCATCGGTCTGTTCGGCGTGCTGATCATCATCAATCCGTTCGACGCCAATTTCTCGATGCTGACACTGATCCCCGTCGGCTGCTGCATCACCTTCTCGCTCTATTCGCTCTATACCCGTCTTGCAGGGCGCTATGACGGCGCCGAGGTCAGCCTGTTCTACACCGGCATCGTCGGCCTGGTGGTCACCAGCCTCATCGGCCCGTTCTTCTGGGAAACGGTCGGCTGGGCCGACTGGGGCTGGCTCGCGGCACTCTGCATCACCGGCATTTCCGGCCATTACTGCCTGATCCGAGCGCTGGAGGTGACGGAAGCCGTCACGGTGCAGACCGTGACCTATCTGCAGCTCGTCTACGCCTCGCTGTTTGGCGTTCTGATCTTCCACGAGACCCTGACCAGCCACATGGTCATCGGTGCGCTGATCGTGGTCGGCGCCGGCGTGTTTACCATCTGGCGCGAGCACGCCCTGAAACAGCGCAAGGGCGCATCGTCGACGGAGGCCTCGCTCGTCGGCGGTTGA
- the dapF gene encoding diaminopimelate epimerase → MTQTNDKAPMMRMNGLGNKILVIDMRGRQDKVTPQAAIRLNAHPDTAFDQIMALYDPRDDAPDGWIDILNSDGSMAQACGNGTRCVVDYLNAASGQTRFAFRTIAGSLLAERHGDGLISVDMGPPEFEWEKIPLAGPAADTKHIALAEPHEADPALQRFSAASMGNPHAVFFVPRDVDSYDILAFGPRYEHHPMFPERANISLAQVTSPSSLSLKTFERGAGLTLACGSAACAAAVSAARTGRTGRKVTVYLPAGALEIDWREDNDHVVMTGPAVLEWRGAVEPATGEWERL, encoded by the coding sequence ATGACGCAGACGAACGACAAGGCGCCGATGATGCGCATGAACGGGCTTGGCAACAAGATTCTCGTGATCGACATGCGCGGCCGCCAGGACAAGGTGACGCCGCAGGCGGCGATCCGCCTCAACGCTCACCCCGACACGGCCTTCGACCAGATCATGGCGCTCTACGATCCGCGCGACGACGCGCCGGACGGCTGGATCGACATTCTCAATTCCGACGGATCGATGGCGCAGGCCTGCGGCAACGGCACGCGCTGTGTCGTCGACTACCTGAACGCGGCCTCCGGCCAGACCCGCTTTGCCTTCCGCACCATTGCCGGTTCACTTCTTGCCGAACGCCACGGCGATGGACTGATCTCGGTGGACATGGGCCCGCCGGAATTCGAGTGGGAGAAGATCCCGCTCGCCGGCCCGGCGGCAGATACGAAGCACATCGCGCTGGCCGAGCCGCATGAGGCCGACCCCGCCCTGCAGCGTTTCTCCGCCGCTTCGATGGGCAATCCGCACGCGGTGTTCTTCGTGCCGCGCGATGTCGACAGTTACGACATCCTCGCTTTCGGCCCGCGCTACGAGCATCATCCGATGTTTCCCGAGCGCGCCAACATTTCGCTGGCGCAGGTCACTTCGCCGTCCTCGCTGTCGCTGAAGACCTTCGAGCGCGGCGCCGGCCTCACGCTCGCCTGCGGCTCCGCCGCCTGCGCCGCCGCTGTCTCCGCTGCCCGTACCGGGCGCACGGGCCGCAAGGTCACGGTCTACCTGCCGGCCGGCGCGCTGGAAATCGACTGGCGCGAGGACAACGACCACGTCGTCATGACCGGGCCTGCCGTGCTCGAATGGCGCGGCGCGGTTGAGCCCGCAACGGGCGAGTGGGAGCGGCTTTAG
- the mtaB gene encoding tRNA (N(6)-L-threonylcarbamoyladenosine(37)-C(2))-methylthiotransferase MtaB has product MTIKTLTFGCRLNTYESEVMLKAAQEAGLEDAVLVNTCAVTGEAVRQARQAIRRARRENPSARIVVAGCAAQTEKETFAKMPEVDAVLGNAEKLEARHYRALPDFGVAAEEKLIVNDIMSVTETAPQMVESIDGHVRAFLQVQNGCDHRCTFCIIPYGRGNSRSVPMGAVVDQARRLAEEGYREMVLTGVDATSYGADLPGAPTLGLLAKTLLRQVPEIARLRLSSIDSIEVDRHLLDLIADEPRFMPHLHLSLQHGDDLILKRMKRRHSSADALGFMAKARELRPGIAFGADFIAGFPTETEAHFENLVRLAEEADIARLHVFPYSPRPGTPAARMPQLDRALVKERARRLRETGERLMRNHLDRMVGTTVTVLTERGENGHSENFTPVATPGFAPGLFVEAWITGHEGGRLAAELSRR; this is encoded by the coding sequence ATGACCATCAAGACCCTGACATTCGGCTGCAGGCTGAACACCTATGAGAGCGAAGTCATGCTCAAGGCCGCGCAAGAGGCGGGGCTTGAGGATGCCGTTCTGGTGAATACCTGCGCGGTGACCGGCGAAGCCGTGCGCCAGGCGCGTCAGGCGATCCGCAGGGCGCGACGGGAGAACCCCTCGGCCCGCATCGTTGTGGCCGGCTGTGCGGCGCAGACCGAAAAGGAGACCTTCGCGAAGATGCCGGAGGTCGATGCGGTGCTCGGGAACGCCGAGAAGCTGGAAGCACGACACTATCGCGCGTTGCCGGATTTCGGCGTCGCCGCCGAAGAAAAGCTGATCGTCAACGACATCATGAGCGTGACCGAGACGGCGCCGCAGATGGTGGAGAGCATTGACGGCCATGTGCGTGCCTTTCTGCAGGTGCAGAATGGCTGCGACCACCGCTGCACCTTCTGCATCATCCCTTATGGTCGCGGCAATTCCCGTTCCGTGCCGATGGGCGCCGTCGTTGATCAGGCCCGCAGGCTTGCCGAAGAGGGCTATCGCGAGATGGTGCTGACCGGCGTCGATGCCACATCCTATGGTGCCGACCTTCCGGGCGCGCCGACGCTCGGCCTGCTGGCGAAGACGCTGCTGAGGCAGGTGCCGGAGATTGCCCGCCTCAGGCTGTCCTCGATCGACAGTATCGAGGTCGATCGCCATCTTCTCGATCTCATCGCCGACGAGCCGCGCTTCATGCCGCATCTGCACCTGTCGCTGCAGCATGGCGATGACCTGATCCTGAAGCGGATGAAACGCCGGCATTCCTCCGCCGATGCGCTCGGCTTCATGGCGAAGGCCCGCGAACTGCGCCCCGGCATTGCCTTCGGCGCCGATTTCATCGCCGGGTTCCCGACGGAGACCGAGGCGCATTTCGAAAATCTGGTGCGGCTTGCCGAAGAGGCCGATATCGCCCGGCTGCATGTCTTTCCCTATAGCCCGCGTCCCGGAACGCCGGCAGCGCGGATGCCCCAACTCGACCGGGCGCTGGTCAAGGAGAGGGCGCGGCGGCTGCGCGAAACGGGCGAAAGGCTGATGCGGAACCATCTCGACCGCATGGTCGGCACGACGGTCACCGTGCTGACCGAACGCGGCGAAAACGGCCACAGCGAAAACTTCACGCCGGTTGCTACGCCGGGCTTTGCGCCAGGGCTCTTTGTGGAGGCCTGGATCACCGGTCACGAGGGCGGCAGGCTTGCCGCGGAGCTTTCGCGGCGTTGA